The genomic stretch aactcgAATCTGTACACAACAATATCAAACACGGACACGGTCCTGTATTAGTTACATTTAGGTCCTGTgtatcaacattaaaatttgaatacttcCAAggagtaataaaaacaatataaactcgAATCTGTACACAACAATATCAAACACGCACACGGTCCTGTATTAGTTACATTTAGGTCCTGTATTAGTTACATTTAGGTCCTGTATTAGTTACATTTAGGTCCTGTATTAGTTACATTTAGGTTCTGCATTAGTTACATTTAGGTCCTGTATTAGTTACATTTAGGTCCTGaaacgaattaaaaaataaaatattatttcgtttGTTTCAGGTTGTCCAAGTGTTCAAAGGtgtttattctaaattaatattagatataTTGATTAAATGATTCTCGGAATGAAATTAagcaattttctttatttatcgaGACGAAAACAGAAGTAAATTGGACTAAACGAAACCCAATTTTGTTGACCGATCGTCGTTATTAACCGTATTAagcgtttaaaattaatttattggattTACTATTATATAGACGAATACAAGTTTTGGAGAGGAGGTTTGGCCGCGAGATGAAACAGAATGCGCGACCATACATCACAactaaacatatacattttaacatgtgccaTTGTTAGACACGTTTACTAAGCTCCTGTACACGAACTAGCCTAACAGTTGTGACTAACCGGACATGAATTTCAGTGGACATGCTGTTTCCGAGAAGAACTGTGCCTGTGAGGAAGCCTGTAGTTCCGCCACGCTGTAACGGGGTCAACTGTAAGTTGGCCCGGCAGTGTTTACAGATCTCGGAGGCAGACCGGATAAGGATATGCTCGGACTTCCACAACCTCGGCGATCGCGACCTCCAGCGAGCGTTTATTTCGCGCCAAATCCGACAGTATGATCTCCAGCAGACGAAGTTCCCCCGGTCACATCGGAGCAAGACGAACTACTATTATCTTCCTAACGCGGACGGAGAAGATGTCAATGTGTGCCAGAAGATGTTTCTCAACACCCTTAACATCTCGGAGAAAGTCATGCGCACAGCTCTGGCCAAAGGGAAATCGTCGGAAGATGTTTAATAGGGATACACTGCCTCGCTGTGGAGAGCTATCATCAGTCAACAAACGGTATACCAGGACATTTATTGTAGACTAAAAGGATACTCATAATATCTCGCAAACACAGGTCGCAACTATAAGTAAGCCCCAGGATTAAGAATGCTTTATCTATCTCCATTCCTATTGGGTTAAAGGTGGAAACCTTTAGCTCAGTCTTAGTTTCTTAAATCTGCTGTAAGCCTGTCTTAGCGGTTTCCTTTTTTTCcgaaaagaaatatatttctaattattatgaCATcccatttttcaattttacattccAATCTATAACCATTTACATGGATGTGTTTAATACTTTTTGGGGTATTACAAGAACcctacattttttcaaataccCTTAAAGTGAAAGATAACAAACTTGTTTAAGGGAAATGCGCACTTCTAAACACTATCTTGCCTCGTTATACCGAATCTGGAAGATCTGAAGAATCTGGAGAATAATTAATGGTACAGTACTGTATGAAATATAGTATACACTGCATCTCACTAATACAGGTGGGGACATTCTGAAGAGTCAACCAACACTAGTCAGATACACGTACCTGAACAAAACGTGCACCACTGGGCACCAGAGGAACACAATTACAAAAGGACGGGACTATGTAGTTAGTGTCCTTGTTGCTGTCATGTTCAAGCCTTTCCCTTATCCCGAGTATTATTAATGTtagatttaaaaactattaaaaacagtCCATAGACAGCAGTTGGTCTGttgtgtcaaattttaaaatgtatcaatacaaataaatatcaaagaTGATTGTAGGAATGTACTTGTGTTCCACCAGTGTCAGACAAATCCGGATTCACTCTATTTCTTAATAGTTTATGAATTTGATGTTGTTCATTGATCACAGGTTGCCTACGCATAGAAGCTGCGGCGAATCAGGTGTTCGAGTGTCCCAAGTGCCGCAAGAGCTACGTCCATAAGAGAAGTCTCAGGAAACACCAGCGCTTCGAGTGTGGGAACCAGAGGCCCTTCAGCTGTCACATGTGTCCCTACAAGGCCTCACAGAAAGGGACACTCAAGAGCCACGTCCTTTTCAAACACAGGGTCTCGATATGACTCGAGGTCTCAAGAGTGAAAGATCTCAACCCAGCGCACCATCAAGTGGAGTTGAATCAATTCTTTGTACTTTCATTGTTTCTTTGTTCTTACCACTCATTGTTACCAttgtttgaatgaaaaataaaatttatttctgtactatttatttaccaacaaattgtttcattaatttgACTCATATTATGTTACTTCtccaatttaaaactaaaaaattacgtaatttaattttattaagatcaTAATTTATTACTCGTACCTTATTCAGCTCTTGAAATCATATTTCTAGTCAGTTGGTACTATATTAAACATGAATTACAATTTAGAAAGTCCTCTTACTCGTTGAAGCTATCGCATTAGTTTCCGTTGGTATTTTTTTCTGGTCACGATGATTTCTTAAAAGCCGTGTCAGCAATAACATGTCTTTGAAAGACCAGTGGTGTATAGCTTAACACGTTGTTACAATTATACACTATGATTCAGCTTCAAGACCAGAATTTGAAGTTGAGAGACCAGAGTGATATCACATTCAACCTTTAATTCCAGATAAGTCACTGTCCACGTCAAAGCAGTCCAGTAACTTCTTTGTTCTCAAAAATACCGAGGACGAGAGCACCCGGTACCGCTGTGGTTCCTGCGGGAAGGACTATCTTCACAAGTCCAACCTGATCAAGCACCAGAGGTTCGAGTGTGACCGCCAGCGGCGCTTCTGTTGTCCGGTCTGTCCTCACAAGGCTTCTCAGAAAGGCAACCTCAAGCGTCACGTGCTCATCAAACACAGCGGCTACGAACACAAGTTGTTAGACCACATCTAGTGTGGGACAGAATGTGTTAGTCAAGATCTAACAGAGCAAGGAAACAATCCAAGCAGTAGTACTAACAACCCAAGTTGTAGTCATGAGTTTCAAATTTGTCCCTGCGTAGTTACCTTACTATTAATAATCCAATTACATTTTACTTGTGTATTTAATTActctttatattttactcttcaagttattaatactttatgtacgatgaataattttcaattgttGTAATCTCGTAAAAggaaacacaataattaaaaaagacaATAATGATTTGTATGTCATTGATAGATTTTTGACAAAATccaactgtattattttaaataaaaacttaaattctatTATACTTGCAAACTTTTATTGCTCTTTTCCTTTATTTGCACTCATCTAGCTTAAACCCCTACTTGTATTTAGTATGTGtcggtaaattaattttatattatgtgtgtTCAAGTATTTCTGTAACGTTCTCTGTTGTCATATACACTTAAtaagtgttttgtaaataatatcataaaatatatgttatctgGTCACCTGAAACTCAGCATTTAATTGGTTAGTGATAAATTACTCTTACAAGTACAAGGACAACTTGACCCGTCACAAGCGCCAGGAGTGCGGCAAGGAGCCTCAGTTCGCTTGTAGTTTCTGTGTCAGGTATATAATGATGTAATAACCTGTTACTTGTGAGTCAGGTGTTAACGTGTTCCCATGGATAAAATCTCAACCCCAGCCACACAGCCGTGACGTGTGTGGCCGCTCCTACAAGTACAAGGACAACTTGACCCGTCACAAGCGCCAGGAGTGCGGCAAGGAGCCTCAGTTCGCTTGTAGTTTCTGTGTCAGGTATATAATGATGTAATAACCTGTTACTTGTGTGCCAGGTGTTAACGTGTTCCCATGGATGAAATCTCAACCCCAGCCACACAGCTGTGACGTGTGTGGCCGCTCCTACAAGTACAAGGACAACTTGGCCCGTCACAAGCGCCAGGAGTGCGGCAAGGAGCCTCAGTTCGCTTGTAGTTTCTGTGTCAGGTATATAATGATGTAATAACCTGTTACTTGTGTGCCAGGTGTTAACGTGTTCCCATGGATGAAATCTCAACCCCAGCCACACAGCTGTGACGTGTGTGGCCGCTCCTACAAGTACAAGGACAACTTGACCCGTCACAAGCGCCAGGAGTGCGGCAAGGAGCCTCAGTTCGCTTGTAGTTTCTGTGTCAGGTATATAATGATGTAATAACCTGTTACTTGTGTGCCAGGTGTTAACGTGTTCCCATGGATGAAATCTCAACCCCAGCCACACAGCTGTGACGTGTGTGGCCGCTCCTACAAGTACAAGGACAACTTGACCCGTCACAAGCGCCAGGAGTGCGGCAAGGAGCCTCAGTTCGCTTGTAGTTTCTGCCCCTACAAGGCGAGATATCGGAGCACGCTGCACGCACACCTCGTCTGCAAACACTCGGCAGACAAGTAGCGACATGTCAGCTGCAAGTCTGACAAGTGAACCTGTCAAGACTGATCTCCTTGTAGCCTTATTCTGCTTGTCCACCGAGGGCACGTGTGTTTTAAGggtctttcaaaattttgtaacgcaattttatttctttatggtCAGATATGATGTTCACATTGTGGAGTATGCGATGTATAATGATGTTATGATAACTGAATATGATACGTACATATCTTTCAAGGATAAtaagggaattttaaaaataaccaagaaagcaaataacttcaacaaagaaAACAATTAGTTCATCATAAAAGTGGCAGGATAATGTCTTCCGTTGATTGGTTGAGCTCGAGCCCATCACAGAACAgatccaccccccccccttaTACCTGTATAAGCGGATATGTATAGCTAGCTCAGTCAGTTTCAGCATTAAATGACTGAGGATGGTTACCCACAGTAAGACTGAATATCTCGAGATTCGTGATATAGTTTTAGAGGGTAGTGTGAACATATTAATTCTGAATATAGTTAAATTTCATGAtgagtaaaaaatacaaatttttactgtatttttaattaattcggaCGAGAATAATCGTAGATTTGTTATATTTCGGTGATCTTATCCTTTATTTGAGAATACAAATATATACCTGAGGTTTGTTTTCGATTTGAAAGAAACATTCCCGTAGTCTGGGTATTAGACTTGTTATCCGATGACTTAATTCAAAATTGTATCTTACTTAAGGAACTAACGAAGTCCGATGATGTACCCAGAACGACTTTGTATATTTGACAAGTTACCTGTGTGTAGTAAGGAATTATTTACTACTTTATCACGCCTTTGTTCTTGTTAAAATGAATACTAATCACCCTGTCAATAGTGATATCCTATCTGAGTATGATGATAACAAACTTGGTACATCATGTAATTGAACTTTAAATATGGCAATAAGAGGGATTTCACCACATTTTCAGTGATCTGGCGACATAGACATCGCAAGCAGTTTTTTCATCTGAATATATTCTTATCTATAGTTCCTACATGTGCTGGAACAAAAGAGAACTGAGATGGCGGTTGACTTAAGATTGGAATATTACACAGTTTCAGTTTTCGTTCGATTCCGCGTTATTTACCACATGTTTATCGCAAATATTGTTCCGCCcaggtataaaatatattttgtactactaATGAAAATTGCATTAACTACTActtcaaaatcaaacaaaataacgtATACTTTTATCTACCAAATTATGTTCTGTATCATCAAAATTTAACTCTATTTATCTGTTGAACCAATGCAAAATATACCGTTTCCTCTATTcctatttctttaaatatcattTGTGCTAtcctaatatttttatgatgttaAAAGTTTGTTGAATAAAGGTTGtatttttacacatttgtttgttggttttgttttattcaatataataccGTCTTTTCTTACAGGTTGCAACACACCTCGCACTTCAGAGTGAGAATAGCACGAGGGGGGAAACGAGAGAAGGAGAGCAAACATCTCTCCTCTATTTGTTGTTATCTTTTCCATTAGTGGATGGAAACCAAGTTCACGGTTTTAGGCATGGATGGAAGCGCTGCCGTAGTGACGTCATAATTCTGGAGATACTCTCCCTCTGACCTCGAGCTGGGGACGTACTGTATAGATATCGTGCTCTAGGCATGGATGGAAGCGCTGCCGTAGTGACGTCATAATTCTGGGGATACTCTCCCTCTGACCTCGAGCTGGGGACGTACTGTATAGATATCGTGCTCTAGGCATGGATGGAAGCGCTGCCGTAGTGAAGTCATAATTCTGGGGATCCTCTCCCTCTGACCACGAGCTGGGGACGTACTGTGTAGATATCGTGCTCTAGGCATGGATGGAAGCGCTACCGTAGTGACGTCATAATTCTGGGGATCCTCTCCCTCTGACCTCGAGCTGGGGACGTACTGTATAGATATCGTGCTCTAGGCATGGATGGAAGCGCTACCGTAGTGACGTCATAATTCTGGGGATCCTCTCCCTCTGACCACGAGCTGGGGACGTACTGTGTAGATATCGTGCTCTAGGCATGGATGGAAGCGCTACCGTAGTGACGTAATAATTCTGGGGATCCTCTCCCTCTGACCACGAGCTGGGGACGTACTGTATAGATATCCTGCTCTATCATAATGGGTTTGCTGCTGACTAGGAAACTATAAGCTAGCCTATAGAATTGCTAGCTTAGTGACTAAGGAAACTAAGGACCTATAATGTGAATATTGAATTCACCAATTCACCTTCCAATTGGTGCAgcggaatctgacgctgtcacagacttgactcctggagagATCGAATACAAGTCGGAGATGAAGAAGTTTTTTACATCGTGTCGAcatgaatcaactcttcccacttTACTACATGTGTGtaggttgctccaccgtgcttagagatcgtttctaaaacatcgtagtgatGGGACAGTGAGGATACCGCTTTACCTAGATTAGACACCATGTAgtcaggtgtctctgatgttaaagcgatgtaaatagttcattttgagcttcctcgtcgctgatttttatttaaaatcttcagacaacatgacttcagattccaggagtcaaatttgtgatagcgtcagattccagacgaagtattaagaggaagatgaactggaggtaaactcaacattgacattgAATGAACTCTTCCCACCTTAATAGGTTATGTGTAAGGGCCTACAGTAGAGCAGGCAGTGAGCTGTGGACAACTTAGCCATTAGTCTGATTACATAGAATGATCGATAAGAAAGCTCAACTATTAACAAATACACACTCTGTGCGCGCCGAAAACACCTTTTTTGCAGTACAGTCGGATGATGGTAAGTCATCCGACTAGTAGGGGAGGACACTGACACTGGATACTCGTGGCATATCCATAAAACTCCCTCTAACACTGTCCCAGGCCAGTTTCGTACTTCCTGTAGCGAGAACTCAAGACAAACGAACATTTTTCTCTCAGAAGCACGAAACAACTGAGAGCACagatgaaaaaactaaattttggttCATAAAGTTATACGGTGAGCGGCAATGAAAAAAAAACGTATATAACATAACTACAGTGCCAGACTGTCACAGCTCCCGACATTATTCA from Homalodisca vitripennis isolate AUS2020 chromosome 2, UT_GWSS_2.1, whole genome shotgun sequence encodes the following:
- the LOC124356119 gene encoding uncharacterized protein LOC124356119, which produces MLFPRRTVPVRKPVVPPRCNGVNCKLARQCLQISEADRIRICSDFHNLGDRDLQRAFISRQIRQYDLQQTKFPRSHRSKTNYYYLPNADGEDVNVCQKMFLNTLNISEKVMRTALAKGKSSEDV